A region from the Prionailurus viverrinus isolate Anna chromosome E2, UM_Priviv_1.0, whole genome shotgun sequence genome encodes:
- the GEMIN7 gene encoding gem-associated protein 7, with amino-acid sequence MQTPPAIPVPVLRLPRGPDGLSRGFAPDGRRAPPKPEVPGSPGSPVGRESRESREQQARAALRERYLRSLLAMVGHQVNFTLHEGVHVTAHFGAADLDVANFYVLQLQTPIGVQAEALLRCSDIISYTFKP; translated from the coding sequence ATGCAGACTCCACCAGCCATTCCTGTGCCTGTGCTCCGGCTCCCCCGGGGCCCTGATGGCTTGAGCCGAGGCTTTGCCCCAGACGGACGCAGGGCCCCCCCGAAGCCAGAGGTTCCTGGAAGCCCGGGATCTCCAGTAGGTCGAGAGTCTCGGGAATCCCGGGAACAGCAGGCCCGAGCCGCACTTCGGGAACGCTACCTCCGCAGCCTGCTGGCCATGGTGGGTCACCAGGTGAACTTCACACTGCACGAGGGTGTGCACGTGACCGCCCACTTCGGAGCCGCCGACCTGGACGTGGCCAACTTCTACGTGCTGCAGCTGCAGACGCCGATAGGCGTGCAGGCCGAGGCGCTGCTGCGGTGTAGTGACATTATTTCCTACACCTTCAAGCCGTGA